One window of Phalacrocorax carbo chromosome 1, bPhaCar2.1, whole genome shotgun sequence genomic DNA carries:
- the MANSC1 gene encoding MANSC domain-containing protein 1 — translation MSPASGRWPVCLLAISCLMPRPSLSQECSAQKMENIIIDINLSLPKGNRGAEPVYAPTPEACVRACCSGEKLSGDKKCNLIIFDARRTSAHPNCYLFYCPSTEACPMKPATGFVSYKITRDTHALEDTSFKTEDFSSDGYSMSSDAEAFISHSQTGHQNHTAALQQSVFHQAPELLNHMAKHLDNSEFNTVFPESQGAKHSESLDPIPRQKVINLPSNMSSAVQIGNPSALFPTTQSSVPKPSSTTLLPLPTSTTRLGSHTTSLPTGGAKPTAVTTTTTATFPPTVNTRAQFGIPTAVTYIPLSSPTTSASTSTTEQLTTNSRSATAPSGLRTPSIPPEPTVASSKDTSHVTLLSFSGFALPTSDSPMASQNNPQGYDLSDSESYLPEIVLRGIGVVQLGEKSSLVAALLFGVIFLLLVIALTGKKIHESLQKRHYTRLDYLINGMYADV, via the exons ATGTCTCCCGCCAGCGGCCGGTGGCCGGTTTGCTTGCTGGCGATCTCCTGCCTGATGCCCAGACCATCCCTGAGCCAGGAGTGCTCCGcgcagaaaatggaaaacatcatCATCGATATAAACTTGTCTCTGCCCAAAGGCAACCGGGGCGCAGAGCCCGTGTACGCCCCAACCCCAGAGGCTTGCGTTCGCGCTTGCTGCTCGGGGGAAAAGCTGTCAG GAGACAAGAAGTgtaatttgattatttttgaCGCTCGAAGGACAAGCGCACATCCAAACTGCTACCTGTTTTACTGCCCTAGCACAGAGGCTTGTCCGATGAAACCCGCAACAGGATTCGTGAGCTACAAGATAACTAGAG ACACCCATGCCCTGGAGGATACATCCTTCAAAACTGAGGACTTTTCTTCAGATGGGTATTCTATGTCTTCAGATGCTGAAGCCTTTATTTCTCACAGTCAGACTGGCCATCAGAATCATACTGCTGCTTTGCAACAATCTGTCTTTCATCAGGCACCTGAACTCCTGAACCACATGGCCAAGCATTTAGACAACAGTGAATTTAATACAGTTTTTCCTGAATCTCAAGGGGCAAAACATTCTGAGAGCTTAGACCCCATTCCGAGGCAGAAAGTAATCAACCTGCCATCAAATATGTCTTCTGCTGTTCAAATTGGAAACCCCTCCGCTTTGTTCCCCACCACTCAGTCTAGTGTTCCCAAACCCAGCAGTACcactcttcttcctctgcctaCAAGTACCACCAGACTGGGATCTCACACAACCTCTCTGCCTACCGGTGGCGCCAAACCTACTGCtgtcaccaccaccaccacagctacCTTTCCTCCTACTGTGAACACTAGAGCTCAGTTTGGTATCCCTACCGCTGTTACTTATATTCCTCTTTCCAGTCCCACAACTTCTGCTTCTACTTCAACAACCGAGCAGCTGACCACGAATTCCAGATCTGCTACCGCCCCATCAGGGCTAAGaactccatccatccctcctgAGCCAACAGTTGCCTCTTCCAAAGATACCAGCCATGTTACACTCCTCtctttttcaggttttgctcTGCCTACTAGTGATTCCCCCATGGCTTCCCAAAACAACCCTCAGGGTTATGACCTATCTGATTCAGAAAGCTACCTGCCAGAGATTGTTCTCAGAGGGATAGGTGTTGTTCAGCTGGGAGAAAAAAGCAGCCTTGTAGCGGCTTTGCTTTTTGGGGTGATATTCTTGTTACTAGTGATTGCACTTACGgggaagaaaatacatgaaTCTCTTCAGAAGAGACATTATACCAGGCTGGATTACTTGATCAATGGAATGTATGCTGATGTATGA